The following proteins are co-located in the Sphingomonas donggukensis genome:
- the xseA gene encoding exodeoxyribonuclease VII large subunit, which yields MADPFADDFTASRLVAEPAPGSNAPDMSVTELSAKLKRVVEGEFGHVRIRGEISGWKRAASGHAYLALKDDGAVIDAVIWRGSASALQFAPADGVEVIATGKLTTYPGRSKYQIVIDRMELAGEGALMALLEKLKAKLAGEGLFDRERKKDIPYLPRVIGVVTSPTGAVIRDILHRLEDRCPCHVLVWPVKVQGAGAAAEIAAAVRGFDAIVPGGPVPRPDLVIVARGGGSIEDLWAFNEEAVVRAVADCTIPIISAVGHETDTSLCDFAADVRAPTPTAAAEFAVPVKAELQSNIAALSLRTERCARRYHERGAERLAALVRVLPRRDAILGPQRQRADDLTARLGLALERRLAAGRRDLDRAGGALRPAILDARLAAARTRLGDLGRLLESVDPDKPLDRGYARVEARATGRVVASAADARAAGALTITFRDGAVPARLERGTGKAYAEPPEQPSLL from the coding sequence ATGGCCGACCCTTTTGCAGACGATTTCACGGCGAGCCGGCTGGTAGCCGAGCCGGCGCCGGGCAGCAACGCACCCGATATGTCGGTGACCGAGCTGTCGGCGAAATTGAAGCGCGTGGTCGAGGGCGAATTCGGCCACGTCCGCATCCGCGGCGAGATTTCGGGGTGGAAGCGTGCGGCCTCGGGCCATGCCTATCTGGCGCTGAAGGACGACGGCGCGGTGATCGACGCGGTCATCTGGCGCGGCTCCGCCTCCGCGCTGCAATTCGCCCCCGCCGACGGGGTCGAGGTGATCGCGACCGGCAAGCTGACGACCTATCCGGGGCGGTCGAAATACCAGATCGTGATCGACCGGATGGAGCTGGCCGGCGAAGGCGCGCTGATGGCGCTGCTCGAAAAGCTGAAGGCGAAGCTTGCCGGTGAGGGGCTGTTCGACCGCGAGCGCAAGAAGGACATTCCCTATTTGCCGCGCGTCATCGGCGTCGTCACCTCGCCGACCGGCGCGGTCATCCGCGACATCCTCCACCGCTTGGAGGATCGCTGCCCCTGTCACGTGCTTGTCTGGCCGGTGAAGGTGCAGGGTGCGGGCGCGGCGGCGGAGATCGCGGCGGCGGTGCGCGGGTTCGATGCGATCGTTCCCGGCGGGCCGGTGCCCCGGCCCGATCTGGTCATCGTCGCCCGCGGCGGCGGCTCGATCGAGGATCTGTGGGCCTTCAACGAGGAGGCCGTCGTCCGCGCGGTCGCGGACTGCACCATCCCGATCATCTCGGCGGTGGGGCACGAAACCGACACCAGCCTGTGCGACTTCGCCGCCGATGTACGCGCGCCGACGCCCACCGCAGCCGCGGAATTCGCGGTACCGGTGAAGGCCGAGCTGCAGTCGAATATCGCCGCACTGTCGCTGCGAACCGAACGCTGCGCGCGGCGCTATCACGAACGCGGGGCGGAGCGGCTGGCGGCGCTGGTGCGGGTGCTGCCGCGGCGCGATGCGATCCTGGGGCCGCAGCGCCAGCGCGCCGACGATCTGACTGCGCGCCTCGGCCTCGCGCTCGAACGGCGGCTGGCGGCGGGGCGGCGTGATCTCGACCGCGCGGGCGGGGCGCTGCGCCCGGCGATTCTCGACGCGCGGCTGGCCGCGGCTCGCACACGGCTGGGCGATCTCGGGCGGCTGCTGGAAAGCGTCGATCCCGACAAGCCGCTCGACCGGGGCTATGCGCGCGTCGAGGCGCGGGCGACGGGCCGCGTCGTCGCCAGCGCCGCGGACGCGCGTGCGGCAGGCGCGCTGACTATCACCTTCCGCGACGGCGCGGTGCCCGCCCGGCTTGAGCGCGGGACCGGCAAGGCTTATGCGGAGCCGCCCGAGCAGCCGAGCCTGCTGTAA
- a CDS encoding DUF2093 domain-containing protein produces MLMSNSDRPARLHYMANGFRVLAAGDHVVCAASGSRIPLDVLRYWDVAAQAPYATAQLASEAMAPR; encoded by the coding sequence ATGCTGATGTCCAATTCCGACCGCCCGGCGCGGCTGCACTACATGGCCAACGGCTTTCGCGTGCTGGCCGCGGGCGACCATGTCGTCTGTGCGGCCTCGGGCTCGCGCATTCCGCTCGACGTGCTGCGCTACTGGGACGTCGCCGCCCAGGCGCCCTATGCCACCGCGCAATTGGCCAGCGAGGCGATGGCACCGCGATGA
- a CDS encoding M23 family metallopeptidase yields the protein MGLLTACVGDAQPVAVGAVAPLPMTQPEPLPPARFVLEGAMTQGGVVLGTAPTGTVRLRLDGQDVVVARDGRFLIAFDRDAAPAARLVATRSDGSSVVEALAVSPRAWRIERLDTLPKQPQPDAEFVRLRPPELAQINGARAQDNAVDGWRQRFVWPATGRISGLFGAQRIYKGEPGAYHSGVDVAKPAGAPIVAPADGVVILAADHPFTLEGNLLMLDHGMGLNSAFLHLSRIAVRPGQRVRQGDVIGYVGSTGRATGPHLHWGMKWRGARLDPLLLAGAMGGG from the coding sequence ATGGGGCTGCTTACGGCGTGCGTGGGCGATGCCCAGCCGGTCGCGGTAGGCGCGGTTGCGCCGCTGCCGATGACGCAGCCCGAGCCCCTGCCGCCGGCGCGCTTCGTCCTCGAGGGCGCGATGACGCAGGGCGGCGTGGTGCTCGGCACCGCCCCGACCGGCACCGTGCGGCTGAGGCTGGATGGGCAAGACGTCGTCGTGGCACGCGACGGGCGTTTCCTGATCGCCTTCGACCGTGACGCCGCGCCCGCCGCGCGGCTGGTCGCGACCCGCAGCGACGGATCGAGCGTGGTCGAGGCGCTGGCGGTGTCCCCCCGCGCCTGGCGGATCGAGCGGCTCGACACGTTGCCAAAGCAGCCGCAGCCCGACGCCGAATTCGTGCGGTTGCGTCCGCCCGAACTGGCGCAGATCAACGGCGCCCGTGCGCAGGACAACGCCGTCGACGGCTGGCGCCAGCGGTTCGTCTGGCCGGCGACGGGCCGCATCTCCGGCCTGTTCGGTGCGCAGCGCATCTACAAGGGGGAGCCCGGCGCCTATCACTCGGGCGTCGACGTCGCGAAACCCGCCGGTGCGCCGATCGTCGCGCCCGCCGACGGCGTCGTCATCCTCGCCGCCGACCACCCCTTCACGCTGGAGGGAAATCTGCTGATGCTCGACCACGGCATGGGGCTGAACAGCGCCTTCCTGCACCTCTCGCGCATCGCCGTCCGCCCCGGCCAGCGCGTGCGCCAGGGCGACGTGATCGGCTACGTCGGCAGCACCGGCCGGGCCACCGGCCCGCACCTGCACTGGGGGATGAAGTGGCGCGGCGCCCGACTCGACCCGCTGCTGCTGGCGGGGGCGATGGGGGGCGGTTGA
- a CDS encoding TonB-dependent receptor produces the protein MGDPKQTSVAFSLQAREKPRHAAIGSFTPNERRLIRCTCHHAHIARVLWRSNGQGAMRRRVEDRPNAREDFVTSNSIFKRKALRGGAALQALALLGAGLTTGAVLATPASAQDFNTGALVGTALDANGAPLVGASVTVRSTAQGFTRTVSTNDNGSFRVQALPPGSYNVTVATASGEEVVNQTVAVNPAQNTAYTFRASAAPASTASADGDEIVVVGSVERVNDFASNTGGLTIGDVSELLNTTPIARNQTALILLSPGASQGDTAFGNLASIGGATVAENAYYVNGLNVTNFRNFLGSNNPPIEFYQSLDVKLFGIPAEFGRALGGFTTATTKSGSNSFKAGALVTFAPDALRDDSPDTYAAYNRNDYSQAIETNFYVSGPIIKDRLFFYALYNPNYSKVQDSSISTSQRLTTTQNSPFFGGKLDFIIADGHRLEGTYFRNARTAITQYDDFAASVNPNGNSITPVGSLAIGAPQGSLIQKAGGDNFVGTYTGQFTPWLTLSAAYGESHDDQAAASSPLISLVQSTRTGITTTARGFSTANSTDTDVRKFYRADADVYVNLLGTHHFRAGYEREDLSSTTDTRYAGNYAYLLTAGYVRRRLYQNVGTWKSQNESFYIQDSWSLLNERLNLQLGVRNDRFSNDALNGDTYFKSGDQWGPRLGASFDVFGDKRTTIRGSWSRYFFPVATNTNIRLGGAELYYEQRFAYPAGVSSANFDSKGLVNGLQFDANGNIVGLTTPVAGSTNRCPSVGPDANALTCRTIFSDGIQGPTDTLVSASLQPSYTDEWTIGAQQRLGDWDFNVTYINRRLGRTLDDVAIDAAVLKYCTANGIAGCASTFSGFHQYVLANPGSDITVRLDGDCAADARQCQVVTLKAADLGYPKATRNYDTVQFQFNRPYKNGWGVGGSYAYTRLRGNYEGAVKSDNGQTDAGLTQDFDQPGLLDGAYGDNPNQRKHSFKLYGTYQLFNSFRVGANMLFESPRSFSCYGVHPTDAFAAAYANASYYCKQPQFSKTGASVLVPRGSAFKSDWRKQIDVAVQYDIAQFPGSFIGVDVFNVFNFKSKLDYNEFGENADGTLNTRYAQPLSYQPPRFVRFTLGLRFGEAAR, from the coding sequence TTGGGCGATCCGAAGCAGACTTCTGTGGCATTTTCGCTACAGGCCCGCGAAAAGCCGCGGCATGCCGCGATTGGTAGCTTTACACCCAATGAACGGCGGCTCATCCGGTGCACATGTCACCACGCGCACATTGCGCGCGTGCTGTGGCGTTCAAACGGCCAAGGGGCGATGCGGCGACGCGTCGAAGACAGGCCAAATGCGAGGGAAGATTTCGTGACCAGCAACTCCATTTTCAAGCGCAAGGCACTGCGCGGCGGCGCAGCACTGCAGGCGCTCGCGCTGCTCGGCGCGGGCCTGACGACCGGCGCGGTCCTCGCGACCCCGGCCTCGGCTCAGGATTTCAATACCGGCGCGCTCGTCGGTACCGCGCTTGACGCGAACGGCGCTCCGCTCGTCGGCGCAAGCGTGACCGTGCGTTCGACCGCGCAGGGCTTCACCCGCACGGTCAGCACCAACGACAACGGCAGCTTCCGCGTGCAGGCGCTGCCGCCCGGCTCGTACAACGTGACGGTCGCGACCGCATCGGGTGAGGAAGTCGTCAACCAGACGGTTGCCGTCAACCCGGCTCAGAACACCGCCTACACCTTCCGGGCGAGCGCCGCTCCCGCCAGCACCGCTTCGGCAGACGGCGATGAAATCGTCGTCGTCGGCTCGGTCGAGCGCGTCAACGACTTCGCCAGCAACACCGGCGGTCTGACCATCGGCGACGTCAGCGAGCTGCTGAACACCACCCCGATCGCGCGTAACCAGACCGCGCTGATCCTGCTGTCGCCGGGTGCGTCGCAGGGCGACACCGCGTTCGGCAACCTGGCCTCGATCGGCGGTGCGACCGTCGCCGAGAACGCCTATTACGTGAACGGCCTGAACGTCACGAACTTCCGCAACTTCCTGGGCTCGAACAACCCGCCGATCGAGTTCTACCAGTCGCTCGACGTCAAGCTGTTCGGCATTCCGGCCGAATTCGGTCGTGCGCTCGGCGGTTTCACGACCGCGACGACGAAGTCGGGTTCGAACTCGTTTAAGGCCGGTGCGCTGGTCACCTTCGCGCCCGACGCGCTGCGTGACGATTCGCCGGACACCTATGCGGCGTACAACCGCAACGATTATTCGCAGGCCATCGAGACCAACTTCTACGTCAGCGGCCCGATCATCAAGGATCGCCTGTTCTTCTACGCGCTGTACAACCCGAACTACAGCAAGGTGCAGGACAGCAGCATCAGCACCAGCCAGCGCCTGACGACGACGCAGAACTCGCCGTTCTTCGGCGGCAAGCTCGACTTCATCATCGCCGACGGGCACCGCCTGGAGGGTACTTATTTCCGCAACGCGCGTACGGCGATAACGCAGTATGACGACTTCGCGGCGTCGGTGAATCCGAACGGCAACAGCATCACGCCGGTAGGCTCGCTGGCGATCGGTGCGCCGCAGGGCTCGCTGATCCAGAAGGCTGGCGGCGACAATTTCGTCGGCACCTACACCGGCCAGTTCACGCCGTGGCTGACGCTGTCGGCGGCCTATGGCGAAAGCCACGACGACCAGGCGGCTGCTTCGTCGCCGCTGATTTCGCTGGTGCAGAGCACGCGCACCGGTATCACCACCACCGCGCGCGGCTTCAGCACCGCCAACTCGACCGACACCGACGTCCGCAAGTTCTATCGTGCCGACGCCGACGTGTACGTCAACCTGCTTGGCACCCATCACTTCCGTGCCGGTTACGAGCGTGAAGATCTCAGCTCGACCACCGACACGCGCTATGCCGGCAACTACGCGTACCTGCTGACCGCAGGCTACGTCCGTCGCCGCCTGTATCAGAACGTCGGTACCTGGAAGAGCCAGAACGAATCGTTCTACATCCAGGATAGCTGGTCGCTGCTCAACGAGCGTCTGAACCTGCAGCTCGGCGTCCGCAACGACCGCTTCTCGAACGATGCGCTGAACGGCGACACCTACTTCAAGTCTGGCGATCAGTGGGGCCCGCGCCTGGGTGCGTCGTTCGACGTCTTCGGCGACAAGCGCACCACGATTCGTGGCAGCTGGAGCCGCTACTTCTTCCCGGTTGCGACCAACACCAACATCCGTCTGGGCGGCGCCGAGCTTTATTACGAGCAGCGTTTCGCCTATCCGGCCGGTGTCAGCTCGGCGAATTTCGACTCGAAGGGCCTGGTCAACGGCCTGCAGTTCGACGCAAATGGCAACATCGTCGGTCTGACAACGCCGGTCGCCGGCAGTACCAACCGCTGCCCGTCGGTCGGTCCGGATGCCAACGCCCTGACCTGCCGCACCATCTTCAGCGATGGTATCCAGGGCCCGACGGACACGCTGGTGTCGGCGTCGCTGCAGCCGAGCTACACCGACGAGTGGACGATCGGCGCGCAGCAGCGGCTGGGTGACTGGGACTTCAACGTCACCTACATCAACCGTCGCCTGGGTCGTACCCTGGACGACGTGGCGATCGATGCTGCGGTGCTGAAGTATTGCACGGCCAACGGTATCGCCGGCTGCGCCAGCACCTTCTCGGGCTTCCACCAGTATGTGCTGGCGAACCCGGGTTCGGACATCACCGTTCGTCTCGATGGCGATTGCGCGGCGGACGCCCGTCAGTGCCAGGTCGTCACGCTGAAGGCCGCCGATCTCGGTTACCCGAAGGCGACGCGCAACTACGACACCGTTCAGTTCCAGTTCAACCGCCCGTACAAGAACGGTTGGGGCGTCGGCGGCTCGTATGCGTATACCCGTCTGCGTGGTAACTACGAGGGTGCGGTCAAGTCGGACAACGGTCAGACCGACGCCGGCCTGACGCAGGACTTCGATCAGCCGGGTCTGCTCGACGGCGCGTACGGCGATAACCCGAACCAGCGTAAGCACTCGTTCAAGCTGTACGGGACCTATCAGCTGTTCAACAGCTTCCGTGTCGGCGCGAACATGCTGTTCGAAAGCCCGCGCAGCTTCTCGTGCTACGGCGTGCATCCGACCGATGCATTTGCAGCGGCCTACGCCAACGCGAGCTACTATTGTAAGCAGCCGCAGTTCTCGAAGACCGGTGCCAGCGTCCTCGTGCCGCGCGGCAGCGCGTTCAAGAGCGACTGGCGCAAGCAGATCGACGTCGCCGTCCAGTACGATATCGCCCAGTTCCCGGGCAGCTTCATCGGCGTTGACGTGTTCAACGTGTTCAACTTCAAGTCGAAGCTCGATTACAACGAGTTTGGCGAGAACGCGGACGGCACGCTCAACACGCGCTATGCACAGCCGCTCAGCTACCAGCCGCCGCGCTTCGTCCGGTTCACGCTGGGTCTGCGTTTCGGTGAAGCCGCGCGCTAA